A stretch of Salarias fasciatus chromosome 23, fSalaFa1.1, whole genome shotgun sequence DNA encodes these proteins:
- the b3galt2 gene encoding beta-1,3-galactosyltransferase 2 — MQWRRRHCCPIKMTWTVKRSLFRTHVAGLLSLALLFTLFLFFSHQDWLPGRSGARENPLAYTVRGFRSPKGEANQSSSLRSMWRETGNVAPKPLLNLSSQQAEGAAGEAAGGGGGVGGGGGGARMGVMGLGDTMSANNSLQKEMGVGGRLSAQPYRYILNEPFKCRDSTPFLILLIAAEPGQADARNAIRQTWGNESVAMGLGFVRLFLLGTGQSSDTLLQSSIEEESRIYHDIIQQDYQDTYYNLTIKTLMGMNWVATYCPHASYVMKTDSDMFVNTEYLIQKLLKPEMPSKQRYFTGYLMRGYAPNRNKDSKWYMPPELYPSERYPIFCSGTGYVFSGDMAELIYQASLSIRRLHLEDVYVGICLAKLRIDPAPPPNEFLFNHWRVSYSSCKYSHLITSHQFHPNELIKYWNHLQSNKHNACINMAKEKNGRYRHRKFHGERPP, encoded by the coding sequence ATGCAGTGGAGACGGCGGCACTGCTGTCCCATCAAGATGACCTGGACCGTCAAGCGTTCGCTCTTTCGGACTCATGTGGCTGGCCTCCTCTCGCTGGCCCTGCTCTTCACCCTCTTCTTATTTTTTAGTCATCAAGACTGGTTACCCGGACGTAGTGGGGCCCGCGAAAACCCCCTGGCCTACACTGTCAGGGGCTTTCGCAGCCCCAAGGGAGAGGCCAACCAGAGCAGCTCCCTCAGGAGCATGTGGAGGGAGACGGGGAATGTAGCGCCAAAGCCTCTGCTCAACCTCAGCTCGCAGCAGGCAGAAGGGGCAGCAGGAGaggcagcgggaggaggaggtggagtggGGGGAGGTGGCGGAGGAGCCAGGATGGGTGTAATGGGGCTTGGGGACACCATGAGCGCAAACAATAGTTTACAGAAAGAGATGGGCGTAGGTGGGAGACTTAGCGCTCAGCCCTACCGGTACATCTTGAATGAGCCCTTCAAGTGCCGAGACAGCACccccttcctcatcctcctcattgCTGCAGAGCCAGGACAAGCCGATGCACGCAATGCAATACGCCAGACCTGGGGAAATGAGAGTGTAGCGATGGGCCTGGGGTTTGTCCGTCTTTTCTTGCTAGGCACAGGGCAGAGCTCAGACACCTTGCTTCAGAGCAGCATAGAGGAGGAGAGCCGTATTTATCATGATATCATCCAACAGGACTATCAGGACACATACTACAACCTGACCATCAAAACCCTGATGGGCATGAACTGGGTGGCCACCTATTGCCCTCATGCCTCCTATGTAATGAAGACGGACAGTGACATGTTTGTCAATACAGAATATCTAATCCAGAAGCTGCTGAAACCCGAGATGCCCTCCAAACAGAGGTACTTCACCGGCTACCTGATGAGGGGATATGCACCAAACCGAAACAAGGACAGCAAGTGGTACATGCCACCGGAGCTGTATCCGAGCGAGCGCTACCCAATATTCTGCTCAGGCACGGGGTACGTGTTCTCAGGGGACATGGCTGAGCTGATCTATCAGGCCTCACTAAGCATACGCAGGCTGCACCTGGAGGACGTTTATGTGGGGATCTGCCTGGCCAAGCTGCGCATCGACCCGGCACCCCCTCCCAACGAATTCCTCTTTAACCACTGGCGGGTGTCTTACTCTAGTTGTAAGTACAGCCACCTGATCACCTCCCATCAGTTCCACCCCAATGAACTCATCAAGTACTGGAACCACTTACAGAGCAACAAGCACAATGCCTGCATCAATATGGCCAAGGAAAAGAACGGCAGGTACAGACATCGAAAGTTCCATGGAGAGAGACCTCCATGA